A single Saccharolobus shibatae B12 DNA region contains:
- a CDS encoding winged helix-turn-helix domain-containing protein codes for MDNFTRIIKDKTRREILIYLYNKGKATYSDILHDLNLSTGKLNYHLKILEPLILKEEEYYKLNEKGKQLVEIMLSLSNDKREIEYSRYLPQFLAIASLIFLFISGGFLAHEVNIYNEPVISNPQAFYTIYSISIIALLASSFLLYTQEAKGLENAMLFLSIIFPYAIYLNWHLVYLVLPAYLIVTSSVTFHYYIYELIPTLIYYFGILPKFINYNIRLMTILWGILIIFGALVNFSAAYLIDLSPLLLGLSIMTSRDSLKNYKILFMITLAIIVGGILFKMFIIY; via the coding sequence ATGGACAACTTCACAAGGATAATCAAGGATAAGACTAGAAGGGAAATATTGATTTATCTCTACAATAAGGGTAAAGCTACGTATTCAGATATTCTACATGATTTGAACCTATCTACAGGAAAATTAAATTATCATCTAAAAATTCTTGAGCCATTAATATTAAAAGAAGAAGAATATTATAAACTCAATGAAAAGGGAAAGCAGTTAGTGGAAATAATGTTGAGCTTAAGTAATGATAAAAGGGAGATTGAATACAGTAGATACTTACCTCAATTTCTAGCTATCGCCTCTCTCATTTTTCTATTTATCTCTGGAGGTTTTTTGGCTCATGAAGTAAATATCTACAATGAACCAGTCATCTCTAACCCTCAAGCATTTTACACTATTTATTCCATTTCGATAATAGCATTACTAGCCTCTTCATTTTTACTTTACACGCAGGAAGCTAAGGGTTTAGAGAACGCGATGTTATTCTTATCAATAATTTTCCCCTATGCAATATACCTTAACTGGCATTTAGTCTATTTAGTTTTACCAGCTTACTTAATTGTAACATCATCCGTTACTTTTCATTATTATATTTACGAGCTAATACCTACGTTGATATATTATTTTGGCATATTACCTAAGTTTATTAACTATAATATAAGGTTGATGACGATTTTATGGGGAATCTTGATTATATTTGGAGCACTAGTAAATTTTTCAGCAGCTTATTTAATAGATCTTTCACCGTTACTTTTAGGCTTATCTATAATGACAAGTAGGGATTCTTTGAAGAACTACAAAATACTCTTTATGATAACTTTAGCAATAATAGTGGGTGGGATATTGTTTAAGATGTTCATTATATACTAA
- a CDS encoding PaREP1 family protein, whose product MEELIKKAEELGVDVEEILIQAISRNDPNEEIKIRLELAKKYMAECEEYIKKGDAAQASEKAYKVAEELVKALAERFNLEEYQRAKKEGRWYTYLLGSASGKLSAKLGTWVLNGWDSGYSLHVWGFHEVKWNVIDILPRVEIVRKMLEEAEKVLH is encoded by the coding sequence ATGGAGGAATTGATTAAGAAGGCCGAAGAACTAGGAGTAGACGTTGAAGAAATTCTGATTCAAGCTATATCTAGAAATGATCCAAATGAGGAGATAAAGATTAGGCTGGAGCTTGCTAAGAAGTATATGGCAGAATGTGAGGAGTATATTAAGAAAGGCGATGCTGCTCAAGCCTCCGAAAAAGCTTATAAAGTTGCCGAAGAGCTAGTTAAGGCTTTGGCAGAGAGATTTAATCTTGAGGAATATCAGAGGGCTAAGAAGGAAGGTAGGTGGTACACATATTTGCTAGGTTCAGCTTCTGGCAAACTTTCAGCTAAGTTAGGCACTTGGGTTTTGAATGGATGGGATTCTGGATACTCTCTTCACGTTTGGGGCTTCCACGAAGTTAAGTGGAATGTTATTGATATTCTCCCTAGAGTTGAGATTGTAAGAAAGATGCTGGAGGAGGCAGAAAAAGTATTACACTAA
- a CDS encoding nucleotidyltransferase domain-containing protein, which produces MIREPYATLLNNMIKIMKEEFKDDLISVVLYGSVARGDNRNDSDVDILIVMDNLPRDSMLKRIRLFETKVEDKLNLDEYWNKGYYVSLSPILKTPEEAGKISPLYLDMVYDAVILYDKDEFFTKILQKLKERLTELGAERVRMGKKWYWILKKDSRFGETVEL; this is translated from the coding sequence ATGATTAGGGAGCCTTATGCTACGTTGCTCAATAATATGATTAAAATAATGAAAGAGGAGTTTAAAGATGACTTGATATCTGTGGTACTTTATGGAAGTGTTGCTAGGGGAGATAATAGAAACGATAGTGATGTGGATATATTGATAGTTATGGACAATTTGCCTAGGGACAGCATGCTTAAAAGAATTAGATTGTTTGAGACCAAGGTTGAGGATAAGTTAAATTTAGATGAGTATTGGAATAAGGGTTATTACGTATCACTTTCTCCAATTCTTAAAACTCCCGAGGAAGCGGGAAAAATTTCACCTCTTTATCTAGACATGGTATACGACGCTGTAATTCTCTATGATAAGGATGAATTCTTTACTAAGATATTGCAAAAATTAAAGGAGAGGCTTACGGAATTAGGTGCTGAGAGAGTAAGAATGGGTAAGAAATGGTATTGGATACTTAAAAAGGATTCGAGATTTGGTGAAACAGTTGAACTTTGA
- a CDS encoding IS6 family transposase, translating to MEYINLKPRFYTSEVIASALASYLSGLSSWRTSLPHSTLLYYLRRLSCIKYVVPISGFYAVDETKIMVIKGQYYYVWIVRDVKTGAIPFFMVTSSRSGVHVLIVLTSVKNAEKEAEKVLKTRIDKVIYLHDGATIYNAFTWLNVEHKRVTFNERDYAEQGFRSLKHRISSMDFHFPWNTNRFTLTRWLSVFFLAYNALYAPVYLPDRGVIINVNIPNE from the coding sequence ATGGAGTATATTAATCTTAAGCCTAGGTTTTACACTAGTGAGGTAATAGCCTCGGCTTTGGCTAGTTACCTCTCGGGTTTGTCTTCTTGGAGGACTTCTTTGCCTCATTCTACCTTATTGTACTACTTGAGGAGGTTGAGCTGCATTAAGTACGTAGTGCCAATTAGTGGTTTTTATGCGGTAGACGAGACTAAAATTATGGTAATTAAGGGGCAGTATTATTACGTGTGGATTGTGAGGGATGTAAAGACGGGTGCAATACCTTTCTTCATGGTGACGAGCTCGAGGAGTGGAGTGCACGTACTGATAGTCTTGACGAGTGTGAAGAATGCGGAAAAGGAGGCTGAGAAAGTGCTCAAAACGAGGATAGATAAGGTAATCTACCTACACGATGGGGCAACAATCTATAATGCATTCACTTGGCTAAACGTGGAGCACAAGAGGGTAACGTTCAACGAGAGGGACTACGCAGAACAAGGGTTTAGGAGCTTAAAACACAGGATATCCTCAATGGATTTTCACTTCCCGTGGAACACTAATAGGTTCACGCTCACGAGGTGGTTATCAGTGTTCTTCCTAGCTTATAACGCGCTTTACGCTCCAGTATATTTGCCAGATAGGGGAGTGATAATAAATGTAAATATTCCAAATGAATGA
- a CDS encoding SWIM zinc finger family protein: MKALNESKIIERFGYSTFDKGKEYYNENRVLSAFINGDLLEGVVVGTNVYRTSVLLSDLSNKCSCPLGGDCKHVVALLLFYLKNSDEVIDIPKLKDKLREKSKEELIDIIIKALGGEEILPLIEQKEKNIKIRSILRIFERGEVDERTVENISNIIRNFKNNISKEDLLMLLEKRVWTTILLIQNKLYELFVFY, from the coding sequence ATGAAAGCTCTTAATGAGAGTAAGATTATAGAGCGATTTGGATATTCTACGTTTGATAAGGGAAAGGAATATTATAACGAAAATAGAGTTTTGTCAGCTTTTATAAACGGTGATCTTTTAGAAGGTGTAGTAGTAGGAACCAACGTATACCGAACAAGTGTCTTACTCTCAGACCTCTCCAATAAATGTAGCTGTCCATTAGGAGGAGATTGTAAACATGTAGTTGCTCTTCTTTTATTCTATTTAAAGAATAGTGATGAAGTTATCGATATACCTAAGCTAAAGGATAAATTAAGAGAGAAAAGTAAAGAAGAGTTAATAGATATAATAATCAAAGCCTTAGGAGGAGAAGAGATATTACCGTTAATAGAACAAAAGGAAAAGAACATTAAAATAAGGTCCATTCTGAGAATTTTCGAACGTGGTGAAGTCGATGAGAGGACTGTGGAAAATATTTCAAATATTATCAGAAATTTTAAAAATAATATTTCTAAGGAAGATCTATTAATGCTATTGGAAAAGAGAGTGTGGACAACAATTTTGTTAATTCAAAACAAATTATATGAACTGTTCGTGTTCTATTAA
- a CDS encoding PaREP1 family protein, whose translation MSISTSAEVYYEEAEEFLSKGDLVQACEKYYKAAEEAIKLLVVENNLKEITKEAEEYGWDSKTLNDAVTELSYKLGDNIIDMWASAVTLFTARKFMDKDLIENYKKDIKTLIEEAKQRFSIKVLK comes from the coding sequence ATGAGTATAAGTACTAGTGCAGAAGTATATTACGAGGAGGCTGAGGAGTTTTTATCTAAGGGTGATCTTGTTCAAGCTTGCGAGAAGTATTATAAGGCTGCTGAGGAAGCTATAAAGCTCCTCGTTGTAGAAAATAACCTAAAAGAAATAACAAAGGAAGCAGAAGAGTACGGGTGGGATTCTAAGACATTAAATGATGCGGTAACTGAACTGTCTTATAAGCTTGGAGATAATATAATAGATATGTGGGCATCAGCAGTAACACTTTTTACTGCAAGGAAATTTATGGATAAAGATTTAATAGAGAATTATAAGAAAGACATTAAGACGCTAATTGAGGAGGCCAAGCAAAGATTTAGTATTAAGGTTCTTAAATGA
- a CDS encoding PaREP1 family protein, translated as MRRPSKDLVLRFLNEAEEFLSKGDLVQACEKYYKAAEEAIKLLVIENNLKEITNDVKNKGRWESENLFKASKLLRSNNPEIPILWKSAWTLHVEGFHELSLNEKEVKRLKEDVRKLVIFAVNS; from the coding sequence TTGAGGAGGCCAAGCAAAGATTTAGTATTAAGGTTCTTAAATGAAGCTGAGGAGTTTTTATCTAAGGGTGATCTTGTTCAAGCTTGCGAGAAGTATTATAAGGCTGCTGAGGAAGCTATAAAGCTTCTCGTTATAGAAAATAACCTAAAAGAAATAACAAATGACGTTAAGAACAAAGGAAGATGGGAAAGCGAAAACTTGTTTAAAGCTTCCAAATTATTACGAAGCAATAACCCTGAAATACCAATTCTATGGAAAAGTGCATGGACTCTTCATGTGGAAGGATTCCATGAGCTTAGTTTAAACGAAAAGGAAGTTAAAAGACTTAAGGAAGATGTTAGGAAACTGGTTATATTTGCAGTTAATAGTTAA
- a CDS encoding transcriptional regulator: MRKILKSKQIEKMIYNRDKVLIGGLPFSGKTTLIREACQDYCNENGIQVIELPKKFNSINELNEWKQKIKEVPKAIIEGRNYIIELILGKVSIADKPSLQSPYLDFRGNVVSMRSIDAIKRIYENDIRDDKAISKILMYSTIAMPNYYTIIPKLVNEGIELYKQGKLDKVLEIVLGLKRLYSSFPKADISGEDSIVYALGLVLPRDIDFKTAWNELSETWKELIYYRLDSVLRLLPGSAEKIISQRDVKSLGDKVSVVDIDPFFVDLAEWGKSIILNDNNLCIIGPIRSAKSTLANYIYSVINSKDIDIIDYNNYDLLNLSKKIMSENKRYIAVLTDDIFYSIFPECNVIDSNNYVKDFIDYLYLKNNAKRKRGVKTDVPLHYYYLYRLKYKMNKEQIKSEYKSDMSKYIINTIFGNNKELINNYLPLLILGKNYLPLPTKVSEIVLNYFNRQTHETFIDWFSAFDFNDYDMGEDQEIRAKENEVFQKVRKDLIREVKENRLEEDLLEVFFDNLLIFKFLPDTKIDDFVKTAYGDYSPIVNTLLYNPDIIDEFNWDLGERSREVCNSLKSLEDIVKEEAINSVGITHKLVEITYEFLSSKVNNYIKIYRLISSQNVDTKCLSKAFEMLKWYIIYGDDSDVFNKFENMLYNVVSKAKDDNLIRDYLKMSFTNIMQSKIYTNEEHINQIAEASNYSKFASLPIFILNKIINGEINVEDIKDPIELYTALLIFFLIEKNATEENVLEDIIHYHDYLEDLYNKFIRYAKKLDENIMTIIFDIVLDFPAESRDQILDILSAGMEIINFTYAMLMFYNYNGMDDQKDALEYINTLIETNYNSLIKKEELNEDDVFTLFEIYKAKLAKTLITSKYDYKSVLQDIVDLRSKANVISKKLKAGISIAYLISKLLLNREVEKTIPNVPEATLYMAALALMGNEEMKKEFYKMVEGIRINGKSVTGDLDNILQKLPSNNYLIPTLEVYFYLKGDHENLSKVIDHVEEKMRGIPLFILNKMFSEINVKGNRNRYIASLILFV, from the coding sequence ATGAGGAAAATTTTAAAGAGCAAGCAAATTGAAAAGATGATTTATAATAGAGATAAGGTACTAATAGGAGGTCTTCCCTTCAGTGGAAAAACCACCTTAATTAGGGAGGCTTGTCAGGATTACTGCAATGAAAATGGAATACAAGTAATCGAATTACCTAAGAAATTTAATAGTATTAATGAGTTGAATGAATGGAAGCAGAAGATAAAGGAAGTCCCTAAGGCTATAATAGAGGGAAGAAATTACATAATAGAGCTTATATTAGGTAAGGTATCGATAGCTGATAAACCCTCTCTCCAATCTCCCTATTTGGATTTTAGAGGAAATGTAGTAAGTATGAGGAGTATAGATGCGATTAAGAGAATATACGAGAATGATATAAGGGATGATAAGGCAATATCCAAAATTTTAATGTATTCAACTATCGCCATGCCCAATTACTATACCATAATACCTAAGTTAGTGAATGAGGGAATAGAACTATATAAGCAAGGTAAACTCGATAAAGTTTTGGAGATTGTATTAGGATTAAAGAGGTTATATTCTTCATTTCCTAAAGCAGATATAAGCGGAGAAGATAGTATAGTATATGCTTTAGGACTGGTCCTACCTAGGGATATAGATTTTAAAACGGCATGGAATGAGTTAAGTGAGACATGGAAAGAGTTAATATATTATAGGCTAGATTCCGTATTAAGACTTCTACCCGGTAGCGCAGAAAAGATAATTAGTCAAAGGGATGTAAAGTCGTTAGGAGATAAGGTAAGCGTAGTTGATATAGACCCATTCTTTGTGGATCTGGCTGAATGGGGAAAGTCCATTATTCTCAATGACAATAACCTCTGCATTATAGGCCCGATACGCTCTGCGAAATCCACCCTAGCAAATTACATATATTCTGTGATTAATTCTAAAGATATTGATATTATAGATTACAATAATTACGATCTGTTAAATTTAAGTAAGAAAATAATGTCAGAAAACAAAAGATACATTGCCGTTTTAACGGACGATATTTTTTATTCCATTTTTCCAGAATGTAATGTAATAGACTCAAACAATTACGTTAAAGATTTCATCGATTACCTATATTTAAAGAATAACGCAAAACGCAAAAGAGGTGTGAAAACTGACGTGCCTCTTCACTATTACTACCTTTATAGATTAAAATATAAGATGAATAAAGAACAAATTAAGAGTGAATATAAATCTGATATGAGTAAATATATTATTAATACTATTTTCGGAAATAATAAAGAATTAATTAACAATTATCTCCCGCTTCTAATTTTAGGTAAAAACTATTTACCTTTGCCAACAAAGGTCAGTGAAATAGTATTGAACTATTTTAATAGGCAGACCCACGAGACTTTTATAGATTGGTTCTCAGCATTCGATTTCAATGACTATGATATGGGCGAGGATCAAGAAATAAGGGCTAAGGAAAATGAAGTATTTCAAAAAGTAAGGAAGGACCTTATAAGAGAGGTTAAGGAGAATAGGCTTGAAGAAGATTTACTAGAAGTATTTTTCGATAATTTATTGATTTTTAAGTTTCTTCCAGATACAAAGATAGATGATTTCGTAAAAACAGCGTATGGTGATTACTCTCCAATTGTAAATACTCTACTCTATAATCCCGACATAATAGATGAGTTTAACTGGGATTTAGGTGAAAGATCACGGGAGGTTTGTAATTCATTGAAAAGTCTCGAAGATATAGTTAAGGAAGAGGCAATTAATTCAGTAGGTATTACCCATAAATTAGTCGAAATAACCTATGAGTTCCTTAGTTCTAAAGTGAACAATTACATAAAAATTTACAGGTTAATATCTTCACAGAACGTTGATACAAAGTGTTTAAGCAAGGCATTTGAAATGCTAAAGTGGTACATAATATATGGGGACGACTCAGATGTGTTTAACAAATTTGAAAACATGCTATATAATGTTGTATCGAAGGCGAAAGACGATAACCTAATACGTGATTATTTGAAAATGAGTTTCACAAACATTATGCAGAGTAAAATATATACCAACGAAGAACACATAAATCAGATAGCAGAGGCTTCAAATTATTCTAAATTTGCTAGCCTACCTATATTTATATTAAATAAAATAATTAATGGCGAGATAAATGTGGAAGATATAAAGGATCCCATAGAGCTTTATACAGCACTACTTATATTCTTTCTTATAGAGAAGAATGCAACAGAAGAGAATGTATTAGAGGATATAATTCATTATCATGATTATCTAGAGGATTTGTATAATAAATTTATTAGATATGCTAAGAAACTTGATGAAAATATTATGACAATTATATTTGATATAGTATTAGATTTCCCAGCGGAGAGCAGGGATCAAATATTGGATATATTATCTGCAGGTATGGAAATTATAAATTTCACTTATGCAATGTTAATGTTTTATAATTATAATGGTATGGATGATCAGAAAGATGCGTTAGAGTACATAAATACATTAATTGAGACCAATTATAATAGTTTGATCAAAAAAGAAGAGTTGAATGAAGATGACGTATTTACATTATTTGAAATATATAAGGCAAAATTGGCTAAAACACTTATTACTTCGAAGTATGACTATAAATCTGTATTGCAAGATATAGTCGACTTAAGATCAAAGGCTAATGTAATCAGTAAAAAATTAAAAGCTGGAATATCAATAGCGTATCTCATATCGAAATTATTGTTAAACAGAGAAGTCGAGAAAACGATACCTAATGTGCCCGAAGCAACTCTCTATATGGCAGCGTTAGCATTAATGGGAAATGAGGAGATGAAGAAGGAATTCTATAAGATGGTAGAAGGTATACGAATAAATGGCAAATCGGTTACTGGAGATTTAGATAATATATTACAAAAACTACCATCTAATAATTATTTGATACCAACGCTTGAAGTATACTTCTATTTAAAGGGAGATCACGAAAACCTATCAAAAGTAATTGATCATGTAGAGGAGAAAATGCGAGGAATACCATTATTCATATTGAATAAGATGTTCAGTGAAATCAATGTTAAAGGAAATAGGAATAGATATATTGCATCATTAATTCTTTTTGTGTGA
- a CDS encoding RNA-guided endonuclease InsQ/TnpB family protein produces MSIVTFRFRAFTDEQTLRALKARLKLACEIYNTLRWADIYFYQRDGKGLTQTELRQLALDLRKQDEEYKQLYSQVVQEIANRFYEARQRFFQELARFPKEKKIHKWYSLVYPQSGWKILSAREIRTGSRKNKKKLLVLSLSHLGIFKVIVHRDFPLDKVKRVVVKLTKSERVYISFVVEDYVFQQVPETSKVVAIDVGIGKLLTTSDGEYLPNFKFYEKALRKIKYLHKELSRKEFLSKNWFKAKVKLAKAYEHLANLRKDLYMKIGKYLSMNYDVVVMEDINVKQLVGKSLRKLRMRLHDVSFGELRDIIKYQIGKYGKKFLLVNPLNTSRTCARCGYVKEDLTLADRIFTCPKCGWIADRDYNASLNILRRSGWELPLVPVELHPLPVLQYWQGGVMKQEASSFRRE; encoded by the coding sequence ATATCTATCGTAACGTTTCGTTTTCGTGCCTTTACAGACGAGCAAACCTTGAGGGCGTTAAAAGCCCGGTTGAAGTTAGCATGTGAGATATACAACACGTTACGATGGGCAGACATCTACTTCTACCAAAGAGATGGAAAAGGTCTAACACAAACGGAGTTAAGACAATTAGCCCTAGACTTGAGAAAACAAGACGAGGAGTACAAACAACTATATTCACAAGTGGTACAAGAAATAGCAAATCGTTTTTATGAAGCAAGACAGAGGTTCTTCCAAGAATTAGCACGTTTTCCTAAGGAAAAGAAAATCCACAAGTGGTATTCTCTTGTCTATCCTCAAAGTGGTTGGAAAATACTATCCGCCAGAGAAATAAGGACTGGAAGTAGAAAGAATAAAAAGAAACTGCTTGTGCTAAGTTTGTCCCACTTAGGCATCTTCAAGGTCATTGTCCATAGGGACTTTCCCTTGGACAAGGTGAAGAGGGTGGTAGTTAAGCTAACGAAGTCTGAAAGAGTATACATATCATTTGTAGTGGAAGACTATGTGTTCCAGCAAGTCCCGGAAACAAGCAAGGTAGTGGCAATAGATGTTGGTATAGGGAAGCTTCTAACAACTTCAGATGGTGAGTATTTACCCAACTTCAAGTTTTACGAGAAGGCACTCCGTAAGATCAAGTATTTGCACAAGGAATTGTCCAGGAAGGAGTTCCTTTCCAAGAATTGGTTTAAAGCCAAGGTTAAGTTAGCTAAGGCATATGAACATCTTGCTAATTTGAGGAAGGATTTGTACATGAAGATAGGGAAGTACCTATCGATGAATTACGATGTTGTGGTAATGGAGGATATTAATGTTAAACAACTGGTTGGTAAGTCTCTCAGAAAGCTTAGGATGAGGTTGCATGACGTATCGTTTGGTGAGCTAAGGGATATAATCAAATATCAGATAGGGAAGTATGGAAAGAAATTTTTGTTAGTTAATCCGTTAAACACGTCAAGGACGTGTGCTAGATGTGGATATGTGAAGGAAGATCTGACTTTAGCTGACCGTATCTTTACTTGCCCTAAGTGCGGTTGGATAGCTGACCGTGACTATAATGCTTCTCTAAATATCTTGCGTAGGTCGGGGTGGGAGCTGCCCTTAGTGCCTGTGGAGCTTCACCCTCTACCAGTACTTCAGTACTGGCAAGGTGGAGTTATGAAGCAGGAAGCTTCCTCCTTCAGGAGGGAGTAG
- a CDS encoding RNA-guided endonuclease InsQ/TnpB family protein yields MTPPSGQPTEDEEREPTTTPAIPEGGAYEVEFGNRRTNVIRLLPNGYQHKKLLKLADTSAKLFNELNYHRRQQFFHGEKVDFEDTWNKYYNKYKHILGSANAQAVMQKNNEAWNSFFSLLGLKKEGKLPPHMSHISPPRYWKDRENKRRKKILVIRQDRYEVDEKRKKLILKDFHMEIDFEGRLRWYGKQGRLEIIYDEDVNKWYVHIPVDVGVETTKRGKQSKHVVHGERKSIQVVLPQGNKVASIDLGVNILASVIVDDGTWLLYKGVRAKEDYFYFEKRIAEVQSLADKARSVDEYEAYEELTGEKRRLFEKLQRRFLHLYRALASGIVEELHKLGVSTIYLGYPYNISQDRGSKYTVNVWSYRKLIDAVEFKAQEYGLRVYEVVEYNTSRVCAYHNVEVRRKPRGVITCPFNHKLHSDLNGALNILRKAMGRVVNRVKRPLSFIVDHNGIAPVRGSNP; encoded by the coding sequence ATGACACCTCCTTCCGGTCAACCTACTGAGGATGAGGAGCGGGAGCCGACTACTACTCCCGCAATACCAGAAGGAGGTGCCTACGAAGTCGAGTTCGGGAATAGGAGGACTAACGTCATTCGTCTCCTACCAAACGGTTATCAACATAAGAAGTTGTTAAAACTTGCGGATACATCAGCCAAACTCTTTAACGAGCTAAACTACCACAGAAGACAACAATTCTTTCATGGCGAGAAAGTAGACTTTGAGGATACTTGGAATAAATATTATAACAAGTATAAACACATTCTAGGTTCGGCAAATGCTCAAGCAGTAATGCAAAAGAACAATGAAGCATGGAACTCTTTCTTCTCTCTACTTGGACTGAAGAAAGAGGGAAAATTACCACCACACATGTCCCACATCTCGCCACCAAGGTATTGGAAAGATAGGGAAAACAAGAGGAGGAAGAAGATTCTAGTGATCAGACAAGATAGATACGAGGTAGATGAGAAGAGGAAGAAACTCATCCTCAAGGACTTTCACATGGAGATCGATTTTGAAGGTAGGTTAAGGTGGTACGGTAAGCAAGGTAGGTTAGAGATTATTTACGATGAGGATGTGAACAAGTGGTATGTACACATTCCCGTAGATGTTGGTGTTGAGACTACTAAGAGAGGTAAGCAATCAAAACACGTAGTTCATGGTGAAAGGAAGTCAATTCAAGTAGTTTTACCACAAGGTAATAAGGTAGCTTCTATTGACTTGGGTGTAAACATCCTTGCTAGCGTAATAGTAGATGATGGTACTTGGTTGTTATACAAGGGAGTTAGGGCAAAGGAGGATTACTTTTACTTTGAGAAGAGGATTGCTGAAGTTCAATCGCTTGCAGATAAAGCTAGGAGCGTGGATGAGTACGAGGCTTATGAGGAGTTAACGGGAGAGAAGAGGAGGCTATTCGAGAAGTTGCAAAGGAGGTTTCTTCATTTATACAGAGCTCTAGCAAGTGGTATTGTTGAGGAACTTCACAAGTTGGGCGTTTCCACAATCTACTTGGGCTATCCTTATAACATCTCTCAAGATAGGGGTAGCAAGTACACGGTGAATGTGTGGTCTTACCGTAAGCTCATTGATGCCGTGGAATTTAAGGCTCAGGAGTACGGCTTGAGGGTGTATGAAGTAGTTGAGTATAACACGTCTAGAGTATGTGCTTATCATAACGTTGAGGTGAGGAGGAAACCTAGGGGAGTGATAACGTGTCCATTTAACCATAAACTGCACAGTGACTTAAATGGTGCTTTGAATATTCTGAGGAAGGCTATGGGAAGGGTCGTTAATAGGGTGAAGAGGCCTCTTTCCTTCATTGTGGACCATAATGGTATAGCTCCCGTAAGGGGGAGTAACCCTTGA